A window of Cucurbita pepo subsp. pepo cultivar mu-cu-16 chromosome LG06, ASM280686v2, whole genome shotgun sequence contains these coding sequences:
- the LOC111796465 gene encoding electron transfer flavoprotein subunit alpha, mitochondrial yields MINRTVFSALKRSILPSSSSQLLPFFFSSACRSASTLVLAEHDGGSINAASVSAIAAAGSLSKDSSISVLLAGSGPSLQEAAEHAASCHPSISQVLVADSDTFTNPLAEPWAQLVQLVQQRNGYSHVIAASGSFGKNILPRAAALLDVSPVTDVVAISESRQFVRPIYAGNALCTVRYTGADPCMLTIRSTSFPVTSKSAESTSNKSPITQVDLSTFGGDSIGKSRYVKQTSQEAERPDLANARVVVTGGRGLKSAENFKMIEKLAAKLGAAVGATRAAVDAGFVPNDLQVGQTGKIVAPELYMAFGVSGAIQHLAGIRDSKVIVAVNKDADAPIFKVADYGLVGDLFEIIPELLEKLPESK; encoded by the exons ATGATCAACAGAACTGTATTCTCTGCTTTGAAGAGATCGATTCTTCCATCGTCTTCGTCGCAATTACTCCCGTTCTTTTTCTCCTCCGCTTGTCGATCT GCTAGCACATTGGTTTTGGCGGAACACGATGGCGGATCCATCAATGCCGCTTCCGTTAGTGCTATAGCGGCTGCCGGTTCTTTGAGCAAAGACAGTTCGATTTCCGTCTTGTTGGCTGGCTCAGGGCCTTCGCTTCAGGAAGCTGCTGAACATGCTGCCTCTTGTCATCCATCTATTTCTCAG GTGCTTGTTGCTGATTCCGATACATTTACAAACCCCCTGGCAGAACCTTGGGCTCAATTAGTCCAATTGGTTCAACAGAGGAATGGATATTCTCATGTAATTGCGGCTTCAGGTTCCTTTGGGAAGAACATTCTTCCACGCGCTGCTGCTCTTTTAGATGTTTCTCCAGTTACCGATGTCGTTGCTATATCTGAATCTCGTCAATTCGTGAG GCCCATATATGCTGGCAATGCACTTTGTACAGTTCGATACACCGGGGCTGACCCTTGTATGTTGACCATACGATCTACATCGTTCCCAGTGACCTCGAAATCAGCAGAGTCGACATCGAATAAGTCCCCTATAACTCAGGTCGATCTCTCAACGTTTGGTGGAG ATTCTATTGGAAAATCTAGATATGTAAAGCAAACATCTCAGGAAGCAGAACGACCCGATCTTGCGAATGCACGTGTTGTTGTCACGGGAGGACGTGGTTTAAAGAGTGCCGAGAACTTCAAAATGATAGAAAAACTCGCAGCAAAACTTGGTGCTGCAG ttGGTGCTACACGTGCTGCTGTTGATGCTGGATTTGTGCCCAATGATCTTCAG GTTGGACAAACTGGTAAAATTGTAGCACCAGAACTGTATATGGCTTTTGGTGTATCAGGAGCCATTCAACATTTGGCTGGGATCAGAGACTCTAAGGTTATTGTGGCTGTGAATAAGGATGCAGATGCACCAATATTTAAG GTTGCTGACTATGGACTCGTTGGCGATCTTTTCGAGATTATACCGGAGTTGCTGGAAAAGCTACCCGAAAGTAAGTAA
- the LOC111796466 gene encoding vascular-related unknown protein 4-like isoform X1 has translation MAKESSAHTSVYHGGDQSSEESGWTIYFEDFLNNHHPTNQPPTSFSSYPLSPDQSYPVADAASSVVDHKLLGNHDGAAMDPGFSCKDHINLFKKRKMIYELLVDDEALEDTASSPVNSPKVCDSNYFSKNPRHKGKLITPQVDERRETELKKRGLCLVPFSMIINYMDQ, from the exons ATGGCCAAAGAAAGCTCCGCCCATACTTCCGTCTACCACGGCGGCGATCAGTCGTCGGAGGAGAGTGGTTGGACCATCTACTTTGAAGATTTCCTCAACAACCACCACCCTACTAATCAACCACCCACCTCCTTCTCTTCTTATCCTCTGTCTCCCGATCAAAGCTACCCCGTTGCCGACGCTGCCTCCTCCGTCGTGGACCACAAACTACTCGGAAACCACGACGGAGCTGCCATGGATCCCGGGTTTAGCTGCAAGGATCATATCAACTTGTtcaagaagaggaagatgatCTATGAGTTGTTGGTTGACGATGAAGCTTTGGAGGACACCGCTAGCTCTCCGGTTAATAGTCCCAAG GTCTGTGATTCGAACTACTTCAGTAAAAACCCGAGGCACAAAGGGAAGCTCATAACTCCTCAG GTAGATGAGAGAAGAGAAacagaattgaagaaaagaggGCTTTGCTTAGTACCTTTTTCtatgataattaattatatggaTCAAtaa
- the LOC111796466 gene encoding vascular-related unknown protein 1-like isoform X2 has translation MAKESSAHTSVYHGGDQSSEESGWTIYFEDFLNNHHPTNQPPTSFSSYPLSPDQSYPVADAASSVVDHKLLGNHDGAAMDPGFSCKDHINLFKKRKMIYELLVDDEALEDTASSPVNSPKVCDSNYFSKNPRHKGKLITPQMREEKQN, from the exons ATGGCCAAAGAAAGCTCCGCCCATACTTCCGTCTACCACGGCGGCGATCAGTCGTCGGAGGAGAGTGGTTGGACCATCTACTTTGAAGATTTCCTCAACAACCACCACCCTACTAATCAACCACCCACCTCCTTCTCTTCTTATCCTCTGTCTCCCGATCAAAGCTACCCCGTTGCCGACGCTGCCTCCTCCGTCGTGGACCACAAACTACTCGGAAACCACGACGGAGCTGCCATGGATCCCGGGTTTAGCTGCAAGGATCATATCAACTTGTtcaagaagaggaagatgatCTATGAGTTGTTGGTTGACGATGAAGCTTTGGAGGACACCGCTAGCTCTCCGGTTAATAGTCCCAAG GTCTGTGATTCGAACTACTTCAGTAAAAACCCGAGGCACAAAGGGAAGCTCATAACTCCTCAG ATGAGAGAAGAGAAacagaattga
- the LOC111797498 gene encoding AP-5 complex subunit zeta-1-like: MKMVDRDQDWDFHLRTLSNSARDSNSGNDPASDPNILQSVKRLYELCKAENSEDLVARVYPQFNKIFQRSVSSLSQSGTSNGLLLLAILQFFIDFGEMVLHDADPSLKTFFRSCLSREFADPIVAEAVLEFLNVNRNKFLTSFPTMLPQFFPLLLKLIAWNGEKLEKLFLQIFPALISPGSFLPLFPSLMDFPVLVVALERVERSSGSLVGNSIASIQKSKAPEMLLALMDEAYTGSTIGDEGGGSESEDSNTIDVADPLFLELLKDENDGLSERHWNSPGMTAAINTALSSSQSDRLKQILNMTPRILDVYFFVALREVNNSLICALIPLLMSRNSILFPDKDFSYKVRKRLLEFMLAAFQRSPAFIALLKKPIIDRLGEAYENPAKTELALQLCWAIGEHGGGGRSHSDAARELFESLELLLYENLLSSRLGLRQDSGDNASGESFRKSSQSRLLCFVITAIAKLATYHRELLPRARVSLGKVARSRTSDSRVWTRAHDYLGLLSDPGISLSILGPSKPASEDAHNPGTVDWSRGGTKMVAHIPFYILCKQEGPPFHDFSFSDILPRR; the protein is encoded by the exons ATGAAAATGGTGGATCGAGACCAGGATTGGGATTTTCATCTCAGAACCTTATCCAACAGTGCCAGAGACTCGAATTCCGGCAACGATCCCGCTTCCGATCCTAATATACTTCAATCA GTTAAAAGGCTATATGAATTGTGCAAAGCTGAGAATTCTGAGGATTTGGTGGCTCGGGTTTATCCTCAGTTTAACAAGATTTTTCAGCGTTCAGTGTCGTCTTTGTCTCAATCTGGAACTTCTAATGGCCTCCTCTTACTG GCCATTCTTCagtttttcattgattttggtGAAATGGTCTTGCATGATGCTGATCCCAGTCTGAAGACATTTTTCCGTTCATGTCTGAGCCG TGAGTTTGCAGATCCAATTGTTGCAGAAGCAGTTTTAGAATTTCTGAATGTAAATCGGAACAAATTTCTTACTTCTTTTCCTACAATGCTGCCACAG TTCTTTCCATTGCTGCTAAAGCTGATTGCGTGGAATGGAGAAAA GTTGGAGAAACTATTTCTGCAGATCTTTCCAGCATTGATTTCTCCTGGGTCTTTCCTTCCACTGTTTCCATCTCTCATGGATTTCCCTG TTTTGGTAGTTGCCTTGGAAAGGGTAGAGCGTTCCTCTGGGTCACTAGTTGGAAATAGCATAGCTTCAATCCAGAAGAGTAAAGCTCCCGAG ATGCTACTTGCACTTATGGATGAGGCTTACACTGGTTCAACCATCGGGGATGAAGGAGGAGGCTCTGAATCTGAGGATAGCAACACAATAGATGTTGCTGATCCTCTCTTCCTTGAACTTTTGAAGGATGAAAACGATGGTCTTTCG GAACGACATTGGAATTCACCTGGGATGACTGCAGCAATTAACACTGCATTAAGTTCTTCTCAATCTGATAGGCTGAAACAAATTCTGAACATGACACCTCGGATTCTTGATGTCTATTTTTTCGTGGCACTGCGAGAGGTTAACAATT CATTAATCTGTGCGTTGATTCCACTGCTTATGTCAAGAAACTCAATATTGTTTCCCGACAAAGATTTCTCCTATAAG GTTCGTAAGAGGCTCCTAGAATTTATGCTTGCTGCATTTCAGCGTTCACCCGCCTTCATTGCACTTCTCAAG AAGCCTATAATAGACCGGCTTGGTGAAGCTTATGAGAACCCTGCAAAG ACAGAACTAGCATTGCAGTTGTGTTGGGCCATTGGAGAACATGGCGGGGGTGGCAGATCTCACAGTGATGCAGCTCGTGAACTTTTTGAGAGTTTAGAGTTGCTGTTGTATGAAAATCTTTTATCTAG TCGTTTAGGTTTGAGACAGGACTCGGGTGATAACGCCAGTGGTGAAAGCTTTAGAAAGTCGTCACAATCAAGGCTTCTTTGTTTTGTCATTACTGCAATTGCAAAACTCGCAACGTATCACCGTGAATTACTTCCGAGAGCGCGGGTCTCATTGGGAAAG GTAGCTCGATCTCGAACCTCCGATTCAAGGGTCTGGACTCGAGCTCACGATTATCTAGGACTACTGAGTGACCCTGGAATTTCTTTGTCCATTTTGGGGCCTTCGAAACCTGCCAGTGAAGATGCACATAACCCAGGCACTGTCGACTGGAGTCGAGGCGGAACTAAGATGGTTGCACACATTCCGTTTTACATTCTCTGCAAACAAGAAG GTCCTCCTTTCCAtgatttctcattttcagatATTCTTCCAAGGAGATGA